TAGCCGTACCATTGTTGCTGTCATCTATATTAGCGGGTTGTGGTGGAGGTAACAACAATAACAGCGCTGCCGCTACGGACTCAGCTACAAATGCTCCTTCGGAAACGAAGCCTGCAGCTACGACCTCAGCAGAACCTGTAACCCTGCGTATTGCTTGGTGGGGTGGAGATACACGACATTCCTATACACAACAAGTGATTGATATGTATGAAGCCAAATACCCGAATGTAACGATTGAACCAGAATATGCGTCCTTTGATGATTACTGGAAAAAACTTGCTCCGCAAGCAGCAGCAAATAGACTTCCTGATATCGTTCAAATGGATATTTCTTATATTAATCAATATGGATCTAACGGACAGCTCGAAGATTTGAAGCCTTATTTGAACTCTCAGATACAAGTCGGCGATGTGAATGAGAACGTACTTAGTACCGGGGTGATCAATGAGAAGCAATATGGAATTCCACTAGGTGTTAACGTACTTGGTTTTCAATATGATCCAGAATTGCTAAAGAAGGCAGGAGTGGATTCTATTCCAGGGAACTGGACTTGGGATCAATACAAAGAAATCGCTGCGAAAGCTAAATCGGCTGGACTATACATCGACGGTTCCATGGCAGCTGACGTATTCTTCAACTATTATCTTCGCACAAAAGGGCTGGCGTTATATAACAATGATGGTTCAGCGCTTGGATATGAGGACGATGCTTTATTCACTGACTTTTTCGGAATGCTGTCTGGTTTAATTAAAGATGGTGCGGTTCCAACCCAAGATAAACTGAGCCAAAACAAAGGCGTTATCGAAGAGTCGGATATTGTTAAAGGCACAGGTATCGGTGTATGGCAATGGTCGAACCAATATGTTGCTTTGCAAATCGCTGTAAATCGTCCTATGGCACTGGCACAAATGCCTGGTCCAGATATGGAAAAAGGTCTTTACATGCAGCCTAGTATGTACTGGTCGGTTACTTCTAATTCCAAAGTGAAGGAAGAAGCAGCGAAGTTTGTTGATTTCTGGATTAATGATCCTGAAGCCAATAACCTGATCAAAGGTGAACGTGGTGTGCCAATTTCAAGTAAGATTAAGGAATCTGTTTCTTCACAATTAACGGATTCTGGTAAACAAGTATTCAAGTTCGTTGCTGACATGGAGCCTACAACTTCTCCAATGAGTCCGCCAGTGGGATCGCCAGAGGTGGTAGCACTCCTTACAGACCTTGCTGAACAAATGAACTTCGGCAAAATTGACCCAGCAGCTGCAGCAGCGCAGTTCCGAAAAGAAGCGAACGCCATTCTCTCCAGCCGGTAGTAGTAAAGTAACAGATAACTATACTGCGTCTAACATGGGAAACGGCATGCCATTTAGTTAGGCGGCAGCCCGTTTCCCTTATTATTCACATAAAA
This Paenibacillus sp. FSL R5-0345 DNA region includes the following protein-coding sequences:
- a CDS encoding extracellular solute-binding protein, coding for MNLKKRFALLAVPLLLSSILAGCGGGNNNNSAAATDSATNAPSETKPAATTSAEPVTLRIAWWGGDTRHSYTQQVIDMYEAKYPNVTIEPEYASFDDYWKKLAPQAAANRLPDIVQMDISYINQYGSNGQLEDLKPYLNSQIQVGDVNENVLSTGVINEKQYGIPLGVNVLGFQYDPELLKKAGVDSIPGNWTWDQYKEIAAKAKSAGLYIDGSMAADVFFNYYLRTKGLALYNNDGSALGYEDDALFTDFFGMLSGLIKDGAVPTQDKLSQNKGVIEESDIVKGTGIGVWQWSNQYVALQIAVNRPMALAQMPGPDMEKGLYMQPSMYWSVTSNSKVKEEAAKFVDFWINDPEANNLIKGERGVPISSKIKESVSSQLTDSGKQVFKFVADMEPTTSPMSPPVGSPEVVALLTDLAEQMNFGKIDPAAAAAQFRKEANAILSSR